A single window of Inmirania thermothiophila DNA harbors:
- a CDS encoding helix-turn-helix domain-containing protein — protein MSEAPERVEAAEPAPAAAGARLREARRALGWSEDEAAQRLRVPRRYVEALEAGRCEELPGPVFARGYVRSYARLLGLPEDELLAALAPQPPEPAAPRPRTAGRPRLERVALVWGTPLVAAIAAVLVWLGWRGPAGGPAEEPPAVQAQAPVASEPVPPPPAAQPAPVPAAEPAPPAAESAPAAEEPLPAAAQLAPAPVGEAATETVADAGGRAVDGAGPPAPAAAGTPAPGAEADSGGGAEAASGEDAAQPPPPAQPAGDVLTLTVAGGDSWVEVRDARGERLVYQLLRDGAVRRVQGEAPFRVLLGNAGAVRLELNGQALTPPQPPASGVLRWTTPEG, from the coding sequence GTGAGCGAGGCGCCCGAGCGAGTGGAGGCGGCGGAGCCCGCGCCGGCGGCGGCCGGGGCACGGCTGCGCGAGGCGCGGCGGGCCCTCGGCTGGTCCGAGGACGAGGCGGCCCAGCGCCTGCGGGTGCCGCGCCGCTACGTGGAGGCGCTGGAGGCCGGGCGCTGCGAGGAGCTGCCGGGGCCGGTGTTCGCGCGGGGCTACGTGCGCAGCTACGCCCGGCTGCTGGGGCTGCCCGAGGACGAGCTGCTGGCGGCGCTGGCACCGCAGCCGCCGGAGCCGGCCGCACCGAGGCCGCGCACCGCCGGGCGTCCCCGGCTGGAGCGGGTGGCGCTGGTCTGGGGCACGCCCCTGGTGGCGGCGATCGCGGCGGTCCTGGTCTGGCTCGGCTGGCGGGGTCCGGCCGGCGGGCCTGCGGAGGAGCCGCCCGCGGTGCAGGCCCAGGCGCCGGTGGCGTCGGAGCCTGTGCCGCCACCGCCCGCAGCGCAGCCTGCGCCCGTGCCGGCGGCGGAGCCGGCGCCGCCCGCGGCGGAGTCTGCGCCGGCCGCGGAGGAGCCCTTGCCGGCCGCGGCGCAGCTCGCGCCGGCGCCGGTGGGCGAGGCGGCGACGGAGACGGTGGCGGATGCGGGGGGGCGCGCCGTGGACGGGGCCGGGCCGCCGGCGCCCGCGGCGGCGGGCACCCCGGCGCCGGGGGCCGAGGCCGACTCCGGCGGTGGGGCGGAGGCCGCATCCGGCGAGGACGCGGCGCAGCCGCCCCCGCCGGCGCAGCCCGCCGGCGACGTCCTGACCCTGACCGTCGCCGGCGGCGACAGCTGGGTGGAGGTCCGCGATGCGCGGGGCGAGCGGCTCGTCTACCAGCTCCTCCGGGACGGGGCGGTACGCCGGGTGCAGGGCGAGGCGCCGTTCCGCGTCCTCCTCGGCAACGCGGGTGCGGTCCGCCTCGAGCTCAACGGCCAGGCCCTGACGCCGCCGCAGCCGCCGGCGAGCGGGGTCCTGCGCTGGACCACGCCGGAGGGCTGA
- the ispG gene encoding flavodoxin-dependent (E)-4-hydroxy-3-methylbut-2-enyl-diphosphate synthase, with protein sequence MAAAQAGWVRGLGAVRRRSRPIRVGRVTVGGDAPVAVQSMTNTDTCDVAATVAQVRALEAAGADIVRISVPSMEAAEAFGRIRREVEVPLVADIHFDYRIALRVAELGADCLRINPGNIGREERVRAVIAAARERGIPIRIGVNAGSLEKELLARYGEPTAEALVESALRHVAILERHDFPDFKVSLKASDVPMTVAAYRMLARRIEQPLHLGITEAGGLLPGAVKSAVGLGMLLAEGIGDTLRVSLAADPVEEVRVGYEILKSLGLRARGVNLIACPTCSRQRFDVIGVTRELERRLADVREPIDVAVIGCVVNGPGEARIAEVGVTGGEPNLLYVQGRPAGKVDDEALVDAVERAVRERLARRG encoded by the coding sequence GTGGCGGCGGCGCAAGCGGGCTGGGTGCGCGGGCTCGGGGCGGTGCGCCGTCGCTCGCGCCCCATCCGCGTCGGCCGCGTCACCGTCGGCGGCGATGCGCCGGTGGCGGTGCAGAGCATGACCAACACCGACACCTGCGACGTCGCGGCGACGGTGGCCCAGGTGCGGGCCCTGGAGGCCGCCGGGGCGGACATCGTCCGCATCTCCGTGCCGAGCATGGAGGCGGCCGAGGCCTTCGGCCGCATCCGGCGGGAGGTGGAGGTGCCGCTGGTGGCCGACATCCACTTCGACTACCGCATCGCCCTGCGCGTGGCCGAGCTGGGCGCCGACTGCCTGCGCATCAACCCGGGCAACATCGGCCGCGAGGAGCGGGTGCGGGCGGTGATCGCGGCCGCCCGCGAGCGCGGCATCCCGATCCGCATCGGCGTCAACGCGGGCTCCCTGGAGAAGGAGCTGCTCGCCCGCTACGGCGAGCCCACCGCCGAGGCCCTGGTGGAGTCGGCCCTGCGCCACGTGGCGATCCTCGAGCGCCACGACTTCCCGGACTTCAAGGTCAGTCTCAAGGCCTCGGACGTGCCCATGACCGTGGCCGCCTACCGCATGCTGGCGCGGCGCATCGAGCAGCCGCTGCACCTCGGCATCACCGAGGCGGGGGGGCTGCTGCCGGGCGCGGTGAAGTCGGCCGTGGGGCTGGGGATGCTGCTCGCCGAGGGCATCGGCGACACCCTGCGGGTGTCGCTGGCGGCGGATCCGGTCGAGGAGGTCCGCGTCGGCTACGAGATCCTCAAGAGCCTGGGGCTTCGCGCGCGGGGGGTCAACCTCATCGCCTGCCCCACCTGCTCGCGCCAGCGCTTCGACGTCATCGGCGTGACCCGCGAGCTGGAGCGGCGGCTGGCCGACGTGCGCGAGCCCATCGACGTCGCCGTCATCGGCTGCGTCGTCAACGGGCCCGGCGAGGCCCGCATCGCCGAGGTGGGCGTCACCGGCGGCGAGCCCAACCTGCTCTACGTGCAGGGGCGGCCGGCGGGCAAGGTGGACGACGAGGCCCTCGTGGATGCCGTCGAGCGCGCGGTGCGCGAGCGGCTCGCGCGCCGCGGCTGA
- the hisS gene encoding histidine--tRNA ligase — MSATIQAVRGMHDILPEECGRWQRVEAAIAEVLAAYGYREIRTPVVERTELFARSIGEVTDIVEKEMYTFRDRNGESLSLRPEGTAGCVRAGIEHGLLRNQAHRLWYRGPMFRHERPQKGRYRQFHQVGVEVFGLPGPDVDAELILLSARIWRALGVEGALRLEINSLGTAEERAAYRRGLVAYLERHVDRLDADSRRRLATNPLRILDSKDPETRAVVAEAPRLWDHLGPESRAHFEGLRALLDEAGVRYEVNPYLVRGLDYYARTVFEWITDRLGAQGTVCAGGRYDGLVAQLGGQPTPGVGFAIGLERLVELLGEGAGPDPQAPHAYLVSVGEGTRAAALLLAEALRDAVPGLRLLVHCGEGGFKAQLRRADRSGARWAVILGESELAEGRVGLKDLRADAPQRSLAREALAGELARLLREEAG, encoded by the coding sequence TTGAGCGCGACGATCCAGGCCGTGCGGGGGATGCACGACATCCTGCCCGAGGAGTGCGGCCGCTGGCAGCGGGTGGAGGCGGCCATCGCCGAGGTGTTGGCCGCCTACGGCTACCGGGAGATCCGCACCCCGGTGGTGGAGCGCACGGAGCTCTTCGCCCGCTCCATCGGCGAGGTCACCGACATCGTCGAGAAGGAGATGTACACCTTCCGGGACCGCAACGGCGAAAGCCTCAGCCTGCGCCCGGAGGGGACCGCGGGGTGTGTGCGCGCGGGCATCGAGCACGGGCTGCTGCGCAACCAGGCCCACCGGCTCTGGTACCGCGGCCCCATGTTCCGGCACGAGCGCCCCCAGAAGGGCCGCTACCGGCAGTTCCATCAGGTGGGCGTGGAGGTGTTCGGGCTCCCGGGCCCGGATGTGGACGCCGAGCTCATCCTGCTCTCGGCCCGCATCTGGCGCGCCCTCGGCGTGGAGGGGGCGCTGCGGCTGGAGATCAACTCCCTCGGCACCGCCGAGGAGCGGGCCGCCTACCGCCGCGGGCTCGTGGCCTACCTGGAGCGGCACGTGGACCGGCTCGACGCCGACAGCCGCCGCCGCCTCGCCACCAACCCACTGCGCATCCTCGACAGCAAGGATCCGGAGACGCGCGCGGTGGTGGCGGAGGCGCCGCGGCTGTGGGACCATCTCGGCCCCGAGTCGCGGGCCCACTTCGAGGGCCTCAGGGCGCTGCTGGACGAGGCCGGCGTGCGCTACGAGGTCAATCCCTACCTCGTGCGCGGCCTCGACTACTACGCCCGCACCGTCTTCGAATGGATCACCGACCGGCTCGGTGCGCAGGGGACCGTGTGCGCCGGCGGCCGCTACGACGGGCTCGTGGCGCAGCTCGGCGGGCAGCCGACGCCCGGGGTGGGCTTCGCCATCGGCCTCGAGCGGCTGGTGGAGCTGCTGGGGGAGGGGGCGGGACCGGACCCGCAGGCACCCCACGCCTATCTGGTCTCGGTGGGCGAGGGCACGCGCGCGGCGGCGCTCCTGCTCGCCGAGGCGCTGCGCGATGCGGTGCCGGGGCTGCGGCTGCTGGTGCACTGCGGCGAGGGCGGGTTCAAGGCGCAGCTCAGGCGGGCCGACCGCAGCGGCGCGCGCTGGGCGGTGATCCTGGGCGAGAGCGAGCTCGCCGAGGGCCGCGTCGGGCTCAAGGACCTGCGCGCCGACGCGCCCCAGCGCAGCCTCGCGCGCGAGGCGCTGGCCGGGGAGCTGGCGCGGCTGCTGAGGGAGGAGGCAGGCTGA
- a CDS encoding YfgM family protein: protein MVDGYVSDHERAEAVRKWLRDNGAAVVVGVALGLGALFGYRWWQARAQAHAEAASAAYEQVLAALRAGDAQALEAQVRVLAEGGFEDTAYAALAALAQARARLDAGDAEGAEAALRRVEAEAPWPALRDLARLRLARLRLAAGDAEGAARLLGGVAGGFEAARAELRGDIARARGEREEAVAAYREALAAGAANRGLLRMKLEALGAGAG from the coding sequence ATGGTGGACGGTTACGTATCGGACCACGAGCGCGCCGAGGCGGTGCGCAAGTGGCTGCGCGACAACGGCGCCGCCGTCGTGGTGGGGGTGGCGCTGGGGCTCGGGGCGCTGTTCGGCTACCGCTGGTGGCAGGCGCGGGCGCAGGCCCACGCCGAGGCCGCCTCCGCCGCCTACGAGCAGGTCCTGGCGGCGCTGCGGGCGGGGGACGCCCAGGCGCTGGAGGCGCAGGTGCGCGTGCTCGCCGAGGGCGGCTTCGAGGACACCGCCTACGCCGCCCTGGCGGCGCTTGCCCAGGCGCGGGCGCGGCTCGATGCAGGGGATGCCGAGGGGGCCGAGGCCGCCCTGCGCCGGGTCGAGGCCGAGGCGCCGTGGCCGGCGCTGCGGGATCTGGCGCGGCTGCGCCTTGCGCGGCTGCGCCTTGCGGCCGGCGACGCCGAGGGCGCGGCGCGCCTCCTCGGGGGTGTCGCGGGCGGTTTCGAGGCGGCGCGGGCGGAGCTTCGCGGCGACATCGCCCGGGCCCGGGGCGAGCGCGAGGAGGCGGTGGCCGCCTACCGCGAGGCCCTGGCCGCCGGCGCCGCCAACCGCGGCCTGCTGCGCATGAAGCTCGAGGCGCTCGGGGCGGGCGCCGGATGA
- the bamB gene encoding outer membrane protein assembly factor BamB, whose translation MTRAALLAMALLLAGCGGAEVLDPPAPLPADEGVAPLVPRWRLPLAGAVEGLRPRPAVAGDRVLAMAPAGEVVAAGLEDGRVHWRAAAGTGLTAGVGVGEGLAVAAGGEGEVLAFALEDGRLRWRVTVEGEVLAPPTVAGGRVFLRTAEGRLLALDAADGRRLWVQEQAVPALSLRGTARAVPSDGAVVTGWADGRVSAHRVADGAPLWVVRLATPRGTTEPARMVDVDADPVVADGQVYAAAYQGRIGAIAAGGGVLLWARDLSVWSGIAVAGEAVVASAADGVVWALERAGGRALWRQEALRNRRLSGPVLHAGLLWVGDLEGWVHALDPADGALRGRVRAGEGQVLALVATTAGLLVRHAEGLTLLAAPRGG comes from the coding sequence ATGACGAGGGCGGCGCTGCTGGCGATGGCGCTCCTGCTCGCCGGCTGCGGCGGGGCCGAGGTGCTGGATCCGCCGGCGCCGCTGCCCGCGGACGAGGGTGTCGCGCCGCTCGTGCCGCGCTGGCGTCTGCCCCTCGCGGGGGCGGTGGAGGGGCTCAGGCCGCGGCCCGCGGTGGCCGGCGACCGGGTGCTCGCGATGGCGCCGGCGGGCGAGGTGGTGGCGGCGGGCCTCGAGGACGGCCGCGTGCACTGGCGGGCGGCGGCGGGCACCGGGCTCACCGCCGGGGTCGGTGTGGGCGAGGGCCTCGCCGTGGCCGCCGGCGGCGAGGGCGAGGTCCTGGCCTTCGCCCTCGAGGACGGTCGCCTGCGCTGGCGCGTGACGGTGGAGGGGGAGGTGCTGGCCCCGCCCACGGTGGCCGGCGGGCGGGTCTTCCTGCGCACCGCCGAGGGCCGGCTGCTCGCCCTCGACGCCGCCGACGGCCGCCGGCTCTGGGTGCAGGAGCAGGCGGTGCCGGCGCTGTCGCTGCGGGGCACGGCCCGCGCCGTCCCCAGCGACGGCGCGGTGGTCACCGGCTGGGCCGACGGGCGCGTGAGCGCCCACCGGGTGGCCGACGGGGCGCCGCTGTGGGTGGTGCGGCTGGCGACCCCCAGGGGGACGACGGAGCCGGCGCGCATGGTGGACGTGGACGCCGATCCGGTGGTGGCCGACGGCCAGGTCTACGCCGCCGCCTACCAGGGAAGGATCGGGGCCATCGCCGCTGGCGGCGGGGTCCTTCTGTGGGCGCGGGACCTCTCGGTCTGGTCGGGGATCGCGGTCGCCGGCGAGGCGGTGGTGGCGAGTGCGGCCGACGGCGTGGTGTGGGCCCTGGAGCGGGCCGGCGGGCGGGCGCTGTGGCGGCAGGAGGCGCTGCGCAACCGGCGCCTGAGCGGCCCGGTCCTGCATGCCGGCCTCCTGTGGGTGGGGGATCTCGAGGGCTGGGTGCACGCCCTCGACCCGGCCGACGGCGCCCTGCGGGGGCGGGTGCGGGCGGGCGAGGGCCAGGTGCTGGCCCTGGTGGCGACGACGGCGGGGCTGCTGGTGCGCCACGCCGAGGGCCTGACCCTGCTGGCGGCGCCGCGCGGGGGCTGA
- a CDS encoding MarC family protein, whose protein sequence is MLEALAHYGHFLVTLLAVMDPFAAVPVFLALTERQTAPQRRRTAGVTAATVLAVLGLSAVFGEAVLRAMGASLASFRIGGGIILLMMALEMLRARPSQVQQTPEEIAEAGAREQVAVVPLGVPLLAGPGAISAVIIEAHREAGLGHRAAVLLAVALAALLLWATLRLAAPIGARLGHIGISIANRLVGLVLAAIAVEILVGGLRETFPVLAGG, encoded by the coding sequence GTGCTGGAGGCGCTGGCCCACTACGGGCACTTCCTGGTCACCCTGCTCGCGGTCATGGACCCCTTTGCCGCGGTGCCCGTCTTCCTCGCCCTCACGGAGCGGCAGACGGCACCGCAGCGGCGGCGCACGGCGGGGGTCACCGCGGCGACGGTGCTGGCGGTGCTGGGGCTCTCGGCGGTCTTCGGCGAGGCGGTGCTGCGGGCGATGGGGGCGAGCCTGGCGTCGTTTCGCATCGGCGGCGGCATCATCCTCCTCATGATGGCGCTGGAGATGCTGCGCGCGCGCCCGAGCCAGGTCCAGCAGACGCCGGAGGAGATCGCCGAGGCGGGGGCGCGCGAGCAGGTGGCGGTGGTGCCCCTCGGGGTGCCGCTGCTCGCCGGACCCGGTGCCATCAGCGCCGTGATCATCGAGGCCCACCGCGAGGCGGGGCTCGGTCACCGGGCCGCGGTACTGCTGGCGGTGGCGCTGGCGGCCCTGCTGCTGTGGGCGACCCTGCGCCTTGCCGCACCCATCGGCGCCCGCCTCGGCCACATCGGGATCAGCATCGCCAACCGACTGGTGGGCCTGGTGCTCGCGGCGATTGCGGTGGAGATCCTGGTGGGGGGGCTGCGCGAGACCTTCCCGGTGCTGGCCGGGGGCTGA
- the trxC gene encoding thioredoxin TrxC, protein MSDPLHIVCPHCQAVNRLPAARLEARPRCGRCRQPLFGGEPVNLDPNALARHAERGDLPLLVDFWAPWCGPCRIMAPAFARAAARLEPHMRLGKLDTERYPEEAARFGIRGVPTLVLLHRGRELGRVSGAMSAEQIETWARGALGRAV, encoded by the coding sequence ATGAGCGATCCCCTCCACATCGTCTGCCCGCACTGCCAGGCCGTGAACCGGCTGCCGGCCGCGCGCCTCGAGGCCCGCCCCCGCTGCGGGCGCTGCCGCCAGCCGCTGTTCGGGGGCGAGCCCGTGAACCTCGACCCCAACGCCCTCGCCCGTCACGCCGAGCGCGGCGACCTGCCGCTGCTGGTGGACTTCTGGGCCCCGTGGTGCGGCCCGTGCCGGATCATGGCCCCGGCCTTCGCCCGCGCCGCCGCCCGCCTCGAGCCGCACATGCGCCTCGGCAAGCTCGACACCGAGCGCTACCCGGAGGAGGCGGCCCGCTTCGGCATCCGCGGCGTGCCCACCCTGGTGCTGCTGCACCGCGGGCGCGAGCTCGGCCGCGTCTCCGGGGCCATGAGCGCCGAGCAGATCGAGACCTGGGCGCGCGGAGCCCTGGGGCGGGCGGTCTGA
- a CDS encoding DMT family transporter, with translation MVTAAGAFKSPAVRGYALMVAAAALWGLIGPVSRVAFAEGMAPLEVAFWRALLAWGLFALQGGRRVLAVRPGELAPLAAFGVVGVAVFYGAYQLAVRDGGAALASVLLYTAPAWVALLAWWLLGEGLGAAKLAALALTLAGVVGVAADGGSLTGGARILPALFWGLVSGLAYALYYILGKRWLAHHPTPVLLAWALPAGALGLAPFVGAAPPSARAWGAVAFLAVGSTWLAYSLYYAGLRRLEASRAALVATLEPVVAALVAWLWWGERFGAAGWLGAALIFAGVVTAVAAPAQAR, from the coding sequence ATGGTGACCGCCGCAGGCGCTTTCAAGTCACCGGCCGTGCGCGGCTATGCGCTGATGGTGGCGGCTGCCGCCCTCTGGGGGCTCATCGGCCCGGTCTCGCGCGTCGCCTTCGCCGAGGGCATGGCGCCGCTGGAGGTGGCGTTCTGGCGGGCGCTGCTGGCCTGGGGGCTGTTCGCGCTGCAGGGCGGTCGCCGGGTGCTGGCGGTGCGGCCGGGGGAGCTCGCGCCCCTGGCCGCCTTCGGCGTCGTGGGGGTGGCGGTCTTCTACGGCGCCTATCAGCTGGCGGTGCGCGACGGCGGCGCCGCCCTGGCGTCGGTGCTGCTCTACACCGCGCCGGCGTGGGTGGCGCTGCTGGCGTGGTGGCTGCTGGGCGAGGGGCTCGGGGCGGCCAAGCTCGCCGCGCTCGCGCTCACCCTCGCGGGTGTCGTGGGGGTGGCCGCCGACGGCGGCAGTCTGACGGGCGGGGCGCGGATCCTGCCGGCCCTCTTCTGGGGGCTCGTCTCGGGCCTCGCCTACGCCCTCTACTACATCCTCGGCAAGCGCTGGCTCGCCCACCACCCGACCCCGGTGCTGCTCGCCTGGGCGCTACCGGCGGGGGCGCTGGGCCTCGCCCCCTTCGTGGGGGCGGCCCCTCCGAGCGCGCGCGCCTGGGGCGCGGTGGCCTTCCTCGCGGTGGGCTCCACCTGGCTCGCCTACAGCCTCTATTACGCGGGGCTGCGGCGGCTGGAGGCGTCGCGGGCGGCCCTGGTGGCGACCCTCGAGCCGGTGGTGGCGGCGCTGGTGGCGTGGCTCTGGTGGGGCGAGCGCTTCGGCGCCGCAGGCTGGCTCGGGGCGGCGCTCATCTTCGCCGGGGTGGTGACGGCGGTGGCGGCGCCGGCTCAGGCCAGGTAG
- the mgtE gene encoding magnesium transporter: protein MAEPAETRTRTAAHLEALTQALETGTLRRVARMLNALPPAEIARLLESLPPPQRAVVWELVDESYDGDVLAELNDEVRATLLEDMEAEEVVAALEGLDPDDLADILQDLPDTVIRQVLASMDQENRRRLEAVLSYPEDTAGGLMNTDTVTVRADVTLDVVLRYLRMRGEIPELTDSLFVVDRNGRYLGVLPLTALLTRDPILTVAEVMEREPEGIPATTPATEVAQLFQHRDLVSAAVVDERGRLLGRITVDDVVDVIREEADQALLSMAGLDEEDDMFAPVPVSYRRRALWLGVNLATAFLASWVVGLFQDTIDQVVALAVLMPIVASMGGIAGSQTLTLAIRGIALGQVSSANAAWLLTKELLVGLLNGMTWAVVVGLIAWFWFDNTQIAAVIAAAIIINLICAAFAGLTIPLALRRMGIDPALAGSMALTTVTDVVGFFAFLGLASLYLA, encoded by the coding sequence ATGGCCGAGCCGGCAGAGACCCGCACCCGCACCGCCGCCCACCTCGAGGCCCTCACCCAGGCCCTCGAGACCGGCACCCTGCGCCGCGTGGCGCGCATGCTCAACGCCCTGCCGCCGGCCGAGATCGCGCGCCTGCTCGAGTCGCTGCCGCCGCCGCAGCGTGCGGTGGTGTGGGAGCTGGTGGACGAGAGCTACGACGGCGACGTGCTCGCCGAGCTCAACGACGAGGTCCGCGCCACGCTCCTCGAGGACATGGAGGCCGAGGAGGTGGTGGCGGCGCTGGAGGGCCTCGATCCCGACGACCTCGCCGACATCCTCCAGGACCTGCCCGACACGGTGATCCGCCAGGTCCTGGCCTCCATGGACCAGGAGAACCGCCGGCGCCTCGAGGCGGTGCTGTCCTACCCCGAGGACACCGCCGGCGGGCTCATGAACACCGACACGGTGACGGTGCGCGCCGACGTCACCCTGGACGTGGTCCTGCGCTACCTGCGCATGCGCGGCGAGATCCCGGAGCTGACCGACAGCCTCTTCGTGGTGGACCGCAACGGCCGCTACCTGGGGGTGCTGCCGCTGACGGCGCTGCTGACGCGGGACCCGATCCTCACCGTCGCCGAGGTCATGGAGCGCGAGCCCGAGGGCATCCCCGCCACCACCCCCGCCACCGAGGTGGCGCAGCTCTTCCAGCACCGCGACCTGGTCTCGGCGGCGGTGGTGGACGAGCGCGGCCGGCTGCTCGGGCGCATCACCGTGGACGACGTGGTGGACGTCATCCGCGAGGAGGCCGACCAGGCCCTGCTGAGCATGGCCGGCCTCGACGAGGAGGATGACATGTTCGCCCCGGTGCCGGTGAGCTACCGCCGCCGCGCCCTCTGGCTCGGGGTCAACCTCGCCACCGCCTTCCTCGCCTCCTGGGTGGTGGGGCTGTTCCAGGACACCATCGACCAGGTGGTGGCGCTCGCGGTGCTGATGCCCATCGTCGCCAGCATGGGGGGCATCGCCGGCAGCCAGACCCTCACCCTCGCCATCCGCGGCATCGCCCTCGGCCAGGTGAGCAGCGCCAACGCCGCATGGCTCCTCACCAAGGAGCTCCTGGTGGGGCTGCTCAACGGCATGACCTGGGCGGTGGTGGTGGGGCTCATCGCCTGGTTCTGGTTCGACAACACGCAGATCGCCGCCGTCATCGCCGCGGCCATCATCATCAACCTCATCTGCGCCGCCTTCGCCGGCCTCACCATCCCCCTCGCCCTGCGCCGGATGGGCATCGACCCGGCGCTCGCCGGCAGCATGGCCCTGACCACCGTCACCGACGTGGTGGGCTTCTTCGCCTTCCTGGGGCTGGCCAGCCTCTACCTGGCCTGA
- the ptsP gene encoding phosphoenolpyruvate--protein phosphotransferase: protein MVVELGGIGVARGIAIGPAHVVEAAVLEAVEYCLPRYRLEAEVARYRRAVEAARAELRAVREQIPPTAAADIRSFIDTHLLMLDDATLTTTPERLIRERRVNAEWALKMQRDALVQVFEEMDDPYLRTRRDDVDHVVGRIQRLLAEGGGPGGRRRPQGLDGRVVVAEDLTPADLVLMHQQGIAALVTERGGPLSHTAILARSLRIPAVAGVRGARRLLREGETLVVDGAAGCVLATEDAAVLRHYRRRQREVRRREGRLRRLRRRPATTRDGERVALMANIELPEDVAAARDVGAEGVGLYRTEFLFMNRRDLPDEEEHYETYRQVLRELRGLPLTIRTLDLGADKQVDGRGAGDGAAPPNPALGLRAVRLCLREPGLFLPQVRAILRVAAEGPVRMMIPMLSSPRELAQVLALVDEARAALAAEGAAFDPHLPVGGMIEVPAAAVAAGFFARRLDFLSIGTNDLIQYTLAIDRVDDAVSHLYDPLHPAVLRLVHQTIAAGRRAGVPVALCGEMAGEPRYTRLLLGLGLRELSMHPTTLLEIKEVVAATEAAAAARIARRILRLADPDEIAALLGELNADLF, encoded by the coding sequence GTGGTGGTGGAGCTCGGGGGGATCGGCGTCGCCCGTGGGATCGCCATCGGGCCGGCCCACGTGGTGGAGGCCGCCGTCCTCGAGGCGGTGGAGTACTGCCTGCCCCGCTACCGCCTCGAGGCGGAGGTGGCGCGCTACCGGCGCGCGGTGGAGGCGGCGCGGGCCGAGCTGCGGGCGGTGCGCGAGCAGATCCCCCCCACGGCGGCGGCCGACATCCGCTCCTTCATCGACACCCATCTCCTGATGCTCGACGACGCCACCCTCACGACGACGCCGGAGCGGCTCATCCGCGAGCGGCGCGTCAACGCCGAGTGGGCGCTGAAGATGCAGCGCGACGCCCTGGTGCAGGTGTTTGAGGAGATGGACGACCCCTACCTGCGCACGCGCCGCGACGACGTCGACCACGTGGTGGGACGCATCCAGCGGCTGCTGGCCGAGGGCGGCGGCCCGGGCGGCAGGCGGCGGCCGCAGGGTCTGGACGGCCGCGTGGTGGTGGCCGAGGACCTCACCCCCGCCGACCTCGTCCTCATGCATCAGCAGGGCATCGCCGCCCTGGTCACCGAGCGCGGCGGCCCCCTCTCGCACACCGCGATCCTCGCCCGCAGCCTGCGCATCCCGGCGGTGGCCGGCGTGCGCGGCGCCCGCCGCCTGCTGCGGGAGGGCGAGACGCTGGTGGTGGACGGCGCCGCAGGCTGCGTGCTGGCCACCGAGGATGCGGCGGTGCTGCGCCACTACCGACGGCGCCAGCGCGAGGTGCGCCGCCGCGAGGGGCGCCTCCGGCGCCTACGCCGTCGCCCCGCCACCACCCGCGACGGCGAGCGCGTCGCGCTCATGGCCAACATCGAGCTGCCCGAGGACGTGGCCGCGGCGCGCGACGTCGGCGCCGAGGGCGTCGGCCTCTACCGCACCGAGTTCCTCTTCATGAACCGGCGCGACCTGCCGGACGAGGAGGAGCACTACGAGACCTATCGCCAGGTGCTGCGGGAGCTGCGCGGCCTGCCGCTCACCATCCGCACCCTCGACCTCGGTGCCGACAAGCAGGTGGACGGGCGCGGCGCCGGCGACGGGGCAGCGCCGCCCAACCCGGCCCTCGGCCTGCGCGCCGTCCGCCTCTGCCTGCGCGAGCCGGGGCTGTTCCTGCCCCAGGTGCGGGCGATCCTGCGCGTCGCCGCCGAGGGGCCGGTGCGCATGATGATCCCCATGCTCTCGAGCCCGCGCGAGCTCGCCCAGGTCCTGGCCCTGGTGGACGAGGCCCGCGCCGCCCTCGCGGCCGAGGGCGCCGCCTTCGACCCCCACCTGCCGGTGGGCGGCATGATCGAGGTCCCCGCCGCCGCCGTCGCCGCCGGCTTCTTCGCCCGCCGGCTCGACTTCCTCTCCATCGGCACCAACGACCTCATCCAGTACACGCTGGCCATCGACCGCGTCGACGACGCCGTGAGCCACCTCTACGACCCCCTCCACCCCGCGGTGCTGCGGCTCGTGCACCAGACCATCGCCGCCGGCCGGCGCGCCGGTGTCCCCGTCGCCCTCTGCGGCGAGATGGCGGGCGAGCCCCGCTACACCCGGCTGCTCCTCGGCCTCGGGCTGCGCGAGCTCAGCATGCACCCGACCACGCTGCTGGAGATCAAGGAGGTGGTGGCGGCCACCGAGGCCGCGGCCGCCGCCCGCATCGCCCGCCGCATCCTGCGCCTCGCCGATCCCGACGAGATCGCGGCCCTGCTCGGCGAGCTCAACGCCGACCTCTTCTGA
- a CDS encoding HPr family phosphocarrier protein yields MPECEIRRRMEIVNRLGLHARAAAKLVQTASRFASEITLRCNGREANAKSIMGVMMLAAAQGTMVELEARGPDAAAAADAIETLVRERFGEER; encoded by the coding sequence ATGCCCGAGTGCGAGATCCGCCGCCGCATGGAGATCGTCAACCGCCTCGGACTGCACGCGCGCGCCGCCGCCAAGCTCGTCCAGACGGCCTCGCGCTTCGCCTCCGAGATCACCCTGCGCTGCAACGGCCGCGAGGCCAACGCCAAGAGCATCATGGGGGTGATGATGCTGGCCGCCGCCCAGGGGACGATGGTGGAGCTGGAGGCGCGCGGGCCGGACGCCGCCGCGGCCGCCGACGCCATCGAGACCCTGGTGCGCGAGCGCTTCGGGGAGGAGCGCTGA